tTATTTTACCCTTGTGTGTTCCTTTATTAATTACATACtccaaataaaatataacCACACCATGGCTAGAACCAAACAAACTGCAAGAAAATCCACCGGTGGTAAGGCGCCAAGAAAACAATTAGCTTCCAAGGCTGCAAGAAAGTCCGCACCAACCTCTGGTGGTGTCAAGAAGCCTCACAGATACAAGCCAGGTACTGTTGCCTTGAGAGAAATTAGAAGGTTCCAAAAGTCCACCGAATTGTTGATTAGAAAATTGCCTTTCCAAAGATTGGTTAGAGAAATTGCCCAAGATTTTAAGACCGATTTG
The Pichia kudriavzevii chromosome 2, complete sequence DNA segment above includes these coding regions:
- a CDS encoding uncharacterized protein (PKUD0B12640; Pfam Domains: Histone(4.8e-37)), which translates into the protein MARTKQTARKSTGGKAPRKQLASKAARKSAPTSGGVKKPHRYKPGTVALREIRRFQKSTELLIRKLPFQRLVREIAQDFKTDLRFQSSAIGALQESVEAYLVSLFEDTNLCAIHAKRVTIQKKDIQLARRLRGERS